The following are encoded together in the Zingiber officinale cultivar Zhangliang chromosome 8A, Zo_v1.1, whole genome shotgun sequence genome:
- the LOC122008769 gene encoding uncharacterized protein LOC122008769 — MGNSLLSTLRWWPSGLRLSAAWSAVSLFLSANLSDAVVSLSGLRWPSDLRLSGLWSAISGAGDSSFRWRAVTAEAIDEVAWAAVTVLESVALISMLCCFFLFCGCSL; from the coding sequence ATGGGCAACAGCCTCCTGTCCACGCTGCGCTGGTGGCCGTCCGGCCTACGTCTCTCCGCCGCCTGGAGTGccgtctccctcttcctctctgccAACCTCTCCGACGCCGTCGTCAGCCTCTCCGGCCTCCGGTGGCCATCCGATCTCCGTCTCTCAGGCCTCTGGAGCGCCATCTCTGGCGCCGGCGACTCCAGCTTCCGGTGGCGAGCGGTCACCGCCGAGGCGATCGACGAGGTGGCGTGGGCCGCGGTGACGGTGCTGGAATCGGTGGCTCTGATCTCCATGCTCTGCTGCTTCTTTCTCTTCTGCGGATGCAGCTTGTGA
- the LOC122008768 gene encoding multifunctional methyltransferase subunit TRM112 homolog A-like has protein sequence MRLLTHNMLSSNVKGVVDGFPLRLEAEKWVEKEVELNVDFLRHIFHKIEWKALAGAARAVGYGELPDEADAAMLDAEDFLRRFHHALLEIHVEEGALVCPDTGRRFPINKGIPNMLLNEDEI, from the coding sequence ATGAGGCTTTTGACCCACAACATGCTCTCCAGCAACGTCAAGGGCGTCGTCGATGGCTTCCCGCTCCGCCTCGAGGCCGAAAAGTGGGTAGAGAAGGAGGTGGAGCTCAACGTCGACTTCCTCCGCCACATCTTCCACAAGATCGAGTGGAAGGCCCTCGCTGGCGCCGCTCGCGCGGTCGGTTACGGCGAGCTCCCGGACGAGGCCGACGCCGCGATGCTGGACGCCGAGGATTTCCTTCGCCGCTTCCACCACGCGCTGCTCGAGATCCATGTCGAGGAGGGCGCCCTCGTCTGCCCCGACACCGGCCGCCGATTCCCCATCAACAAGGGCATCCCCAACATGCTCCTCAACGAAGATGAGATATGA